In one Mucilaginibacter sp. PAMB04168 genomic region, the following are encoded:
- the ssb gene encoding single-stranded DNA-binding protein, with protein MSGINKVILVGHLGKDPEIRHLEGGVSVASFPLATSESFNKDGRKIEQTEWHNIVMWRGLADVAAKYLQKGKLVYIEGKLRTRSFEDKTGIKKYTTEVVAENFTVLGRKSDFENEGRQIVRSGEADSDYDRTTEADDLPF; from the coding sequence ATGTCTGGAATAAATAAAGTAATTTTAGTAGGACACTTAGGCAAAGACCCCGAAATAAGACACCTGGAAGGAGGTGTATCTGTAGCAAGTTTCCCGCTGGCCACTTCAGAAAGCTTTAACAAAGACGGCCGTAAAATTGAACAAACTGAGTGGCACAATATTGTAATGTGGCGCGGACTGGCCGATGTGGCCGCCAAGTACCTGCAAAAAGGTAAACTGGTATACATTGAAGGCAAGCTCAGAACTCGCTCTTTTGAGGACAAGACCGGTATTAAGAAATACACTACCGAAGTTGTTGCCGAAAACTTTACCGTTTTAGGTCGCAAAAGCGATTTTGAAAACGAGGGCAGACAGATTGTGAGAAGTGGAGAAGCCGATAGCGATTACGACCGCACTACAGAGGCCGACGATCTGCCTTTTTAA
- the mutY gene encoding A/G-specific adenine glycosylase — translation MNFADELVQWYHQNKRDLPWRHTHDPYVIWLSEIILQQTRVEQGLPYFNRFLERYATIEDFANASEDEILKLWQGLGYYSRGRNMLKTARLIQQQYHGKFPSAYNELIKLKGIGDYTAAAISSFAANEAHAVLDGNVFRVLARYFGINEPINSTNGKKIFKKLADEVLNRDEPGLHNQAMMEFGAMLCKPKNPACGICPVRLGCKAFKTNATTQLPVKLKTVKIKERFFNYFLIFNEGKILMNKRTDGDIWTGLYDLPLIETKELLSVQDILLLPETMQYFGQDAQIDEVFGLQKFVLTHQRLTIRFIRLKNTPVEHKASWAYINTEDWGKLALPKVIFIFLSNFFKFENNSLFF, via the coding sequence ATGAATTTTGCTGATGAACTGGTGCAGTGGTACCATCAAAATAAACGCGATTTGCCCTGGCGCCACACGCATGATCCGTACGTGATTTGGCTTTCGGAAATTATTTTGCAGCAAACGCGTGTAGAGCAGGGTTTACCTTATTTTAACCGTTTTTTAGAGCGCTATGCAACAATTGAAGATTTTGCAAATGCCAGTGAGGATGAAATTTTAAAGTTGTGGCAAGGGTTAGGGTACTATTCACGAGGGCGTAACATGCTTAAAACTGCACGGTTGATACAGCAGCAATACCATGGCAAGTTTCCGTCTGCATATAATGAGTTAATTAAGCTAAAAGGAATAGGGGATTATACCGCCGCTGCAATCTCTTCTTTTGCGGCTAACGAGGCTCATGCTGTGCTCGACGGTAATGTTTTTAGGGTACTGGCCCGGTATTTTGGCATTAACGAACCCATAAACAGCACCAATGGAAAAAAGATATTTAAAAAGCTGGCCGATGAAGTATTAAATAGAGATGAACCTGGTTTGCACAACCAGGCCATGATGGAATTTGGCGCTATGTTATGTAAGCCTAAAAACCCAGCATGCGGCATTTGCCCTGTACGTTTGGGTTGTAAGGCTTTTAAAACCAACGCTACTACGCAACTACCAGTAAAACTTAAAACAGTTAAAATTAAGGAACGGTTTTTTAACTATTTTTTAATATTTAATGAAGGCAAAATTTTAATGAACAAGCGTACTGACGGCGACATATGGACCGGTTTGTATGACTTGCCGCTTATTGAAACCAAAGAGTTACTATCAGTACAGGACATACTGCTGCTGCCAGAAACAATGCAGTACTTTGGCCAGGATGCGCAAATTGATGAGGTTTTTGGATTACAGAAATTTGTATTAACGCATCAGCGGCTTACCATTCGTTTTATCAGATTAAAGAATACGCCGGTTGAACATAAAGCAAGCTGGGCATATATAAATACAGAAGATTGGGGAAAATTAGCTTTACCAAAAGTTATTTTTATATTTCTAAGTAATTTTTTTAAATTTGAAAATAATTCTCTCTTTTTTTAA
- a CDS encoding HU family DNA-binding protein: MTKAEIIAEISTKTGIEKVDVQETVEAFFKVVKTSMVSGENVYVRGFGSFVVKKRAKKTARNISKNTAIIIPEHFVPSFKPAKTFVEKVRTGNKTKSTKA; encoded by the coding sequence ATGACTAAGGCGGAAATAATAGCTGAAATATCAACTAAAACAGGGATTGAGAAAGTTGACGTTCAGGAGACTGTTGAGGCGTTTTTTAAGGTAGTTAAGACATCGATGGTAAGCGGCGAAAACGTATATGTTAGAGGCTTTGGTAGCTTTGTGGTAAAAAAGAGAGCTAAAAAAACTGCTCGTAACATATCAAAAAACACTGCAATTATAATACCTGAGCACTTTGTACCCAGCTTTAAGCCAGCCAAAACTTTTGTTGAAAAAGTAAGAACAGGTAACAAAACCAAATCAACCAAAGCTTAA
- a CDS encoding Rne/Rng family ribonuclease: MIKELIIDSSPSGATIALLQDKQLVELHKEQISNNYTVGDIYLGRVKKIMPGLNAAFIDVGYEKDAFLHYLDLGPQVQSLLKLTKQVRGGSYQTKLLDDLKLEADINKSGKISEVLTKNQLIPVQIAKEPISTKGPRLSSDLSIAGRYVVLVPFSETISISKKIKSNTERTRLRKIVEGIKPANFGVIIRTVSEGKGVTEMQKDLLDLISKWESFMTRLPATDPSKKVLGEIDRTSTLLRDILNADFQHIHVNEPSIFEEIRSYVHDISPDLENIVRLHKHRDPIFEHYGIEKQIKSAFGKTVNLAGGAYLVIEHTEALHVIDVNSGNRTANKENQEDNAFQVNKEAAREIARQLRLRDMGGIVVVDFIDMHKPNNRKELFDYLRDEMAHDRAKHTILPPSKFGLVQITRQRVRPEMNIVTNEVCPTCHGTGAIRPTILLLDDIENNFNYILVEQNEKSITLCVHPYIEAYIKKGLISRQMKWYFKYGQWIKVKANSSYQITEFHFMNAKDEEIKL, encoded by the coding sequence TTGATAAAAGAATTAATTATCGATTCATCCCCTAGCGGGGCAACTATTGCCCTGTTACAGGATAAACAACTCGTCGAACTTCATAAAGAGCAAATTTCCAATAATTATACCGTTGGGGATATTTACCTGGGCCGTGTTAAAAAAATTATGCCCGGGCTTAATGCTGCTTTTATTGATGTAGGCTACGAGAAGGATGCGTTTTTGCACTACCTGGATCTTGGTCCGCAAGTGCAAAGCCTGCTCAAATTAACCAAACAGGTACGTGGGGGTAGTTACCAAACCAAATTGCTGGATGATTTAAAGCTGGAAGCTGACATCAACAAATCGGGTAAGATATCTGAAGTGTTGACCAAGAACCAGTTAATACCGGTGCAAATTGCTAAAGAGCCTATCTCAACAAAAGGCCCGAGGCTGAGCTCCGATCTATCTATTGCCGGCCGCTATGTAGTATTGGTGCCGTTCTCTGAAACCATCTCTATCTCTAAAAAGATAAAGAGTAATACAGAGCGCACGCGCCTGCGCAAAATTGTGGAAGGTATTAAACCGGCAAATTTTGGTGTAATTATCCGTACGGTATCAGAAGGTAAGGGGGTAACCGAAATGCAAAAGGACCTGCTTGATCTGATATCCAAGTGGGAATCTTTCATGACGAGGTTACCGGCAACTGATCCTTCAAAAAAGGTATTAGGTGAAATTGACCGTACATCGACCCTACTGAGGGATATATTAAACGCTGATTTTCAGCACATTCATGTAAACGAACCTTCCATATTCGAAGAAATCCGTTCATATGTACATGATATATCGCCTGATTTGGAAAACATCGTTCGCCTGCATAAGCACCGCGATCCGATATTTGAGCATTATGGAATTGAGAAGCAGATTAAATCTGCATTCGGGAAAACCGTAAATCTGGCTGGTGGTGCCTACCTGGTTATTGAGCACACTGAAGCCTTGCACGTAATTGACGTAAATAGCGGCAACAGAACGGCAAACAAAGAAAACCAGGAAGATAATGCCTTTCAGGTAAACAAAGAGGCTGCCCGCGAGATTGCACGCCAGCTGCGTTTGCGCGATATGGGTGGTATTGTGGTAGTCGATTTTATTGACATGCACAAGCCCAACAACCGCAAAGAGCTGTTTGACTATCTGCGCGACGAGATGGCACATGACCGGGCCAAGCACACTATTTTGCCACCGAGTAAGTTTGGTTTAGTGCAAATAACCCGTCAGCGGGTGCGGCCGGAGATGAACATTGTGACCAACGAGGTTTGCCCAACCTGCCACGGCACCGGGGCCATCAGGCCAACTATTTTGTTGCTGGATGATATTGAAAACAATTTCAATTACATCCTGGTAGAACAGAATGAGAAAAGCATTACGCTTTGTGTACACCCGTACATTGAAGCTTATATTAAGAAAGGCCTCATAAGCCGACAAATGAAATGGTACTTTAAATACGGCCAGTGGATTAAAGTAAAAGCAAACTCGTCATACCAAATTACCGAGTTTCACTTTATGAACGCTAAGGACGAAGAAATTAAACTATAA
- the radA gene encoding DNA repair protein RadA, giving the protein MAKTKSAYFCQSCGYESPKWLGKCPSCNQWNTFVEEVVEKPHAAASNWKSSNSAPGSGSTSLQRANKAVSVSNISFNEEHRILAPDKELNRVLGGGIVAGSLILIGGEPGIGKSTLMLQLALSMPAAKVLYVSGEESDRQIKMRAERITPPQQYKAAEAGMGCFILTETSTQNIFKQIEQLQPDLVIVDSIQTLYSAHIESTAGSVSQVRECTAELLRFAKESSTPVFLIGHITKDGMIAGPKILEHMVDTVLQFEGDRHHVYRILRSIKNRFGSASELGIYEMLGAGLREVSNPSEILLSQRDEALSGITISATLEGLRPMLIETQALVSTSAYGTPQRSATGFDTRRMNMLLAVLEKRCGFRLGTKDVFLNITGGIRVEDPAIDLGLAAAIISSHEDMPISSKTCFAGELGLSGEIRAVNRIEQRIAEAQKLGFEQIFISKYNLPSGKKDKNQLDLSHYKIEIKAVSRIEEVFGLLFG; this is encoded by the coding sequence ATGGCTAAAACAAAATCAGCATATTTTTGCCAGAGCTGTGGCTATGAATCGCCTAAGTGGCTGGGTAAGTGCCCTTCATGCAACCAATGGAATACGTTTGTAGAAGAAGTGGTAGAAAAACCACACGCAGCGGCATCTAACTGGAAAAGCAGCAATAGTGCTCCTGGTTCGGGCTCAACTTCATTGCAGCGTGCCAACAAGGCGGTGTCGGTAAGCAACATCAGCTTCAATGAAGAGCATCGCATACTTGCGCCCGATAAAGAATTGAACCGTGTATTGGGCGGCGGTATTGTGGCTGGCTCGCTTATACTAATTGGCGGCGAACCCGGCATTGGCAAATCGACACTCATGCTGCAACTGGCTTTAAGCATGCCTGCAGCCAAGGTGCTTTATGTATCGGGCGAAGAAAGTGACCGTCAGATTAAAATGCGGGCTGAAAGAATAACACCACCCCAGCAATATAAGGCTGCAGAAGCAGGCATGGGCTGTTTTATCCTCACTGAAACCTCAACACAGAATATATTCAAACAGATTGAGCAGCTACAGCCCGACCTGGTAATTGTAGACTCCATCCAAACACTATACTCGGCGCATATCGAATCTACGGCAGGTAGCGTGTCACAGGTTCGGGAGTGTACAGCGGAGCTGCTTCGCTTTGCTAAGGAGAGCTCTACGCCCGTATTCCTGATTGGACATATTACCAAGGACGGCATGATTGCAGGGCCTAAAATACTGGAACATATGGTAGATACCGTATTGCAGTTTGAAGGCGACAGACACCACGTTTACCGCATCCTGCGGTCTATAAAGAACCGTTTTGGGTCGGCGTCCGAGCTGGGTATTTACGAAATGCTTGGAGCTGGTTTGCGCGAGGTGTCTAACCCGTCGGAAATCTTACTATCACAGCGGGATGAAGCTTTAAGCGGCATAACCATCAGCGCTACATTAGAGGGCTTGCGGCCCATGTTGATTGAAACGCAGGCACTGGTGAGCACTTCGGCTTACGGAACACCTCAACGTTCGGCTACAGGCTTTGATACGAGACGGATGAACATGCTGTTAGCCGTGCTGGAGAAACGCTGTGGCTTCAGGCTGGGCACTAAAGACGTTTTCCTGAACATTACGGGCGGCATACGGGTTGAGGACCCCGCTATTGACCTTGGCCTGGCTGCGGCTATTATCTCCTCGCACGAGGATATGCCCATTTCATCCAAAACCTGCTTTGCAGGCGAGTTAGGTCTATCGGGCGAAATAAGGGCCGTTAACCGTATCGAGCAGCGTATTGCCGAAGCCCAAAAGCTTGGCTTTGAGCAAATTTTTATTTCCAAGTACAATTTACCCTCAGGTAAAAAAGACAAGAATCAGTTGGATCTGTCGCACTACAAAATTGAGATCAAAGCGGTAAGCCGGATAGAGGAAGTGTTCGGCCTGTTGTTTGGATAA